The following coding sequences are from one Candidatus Borkfalkia ceftriaxoniphila window:
- a CDS encoding ABC transporter substrate-binding protein, with protein MKVKRLLMVALAACLGVCTLFAGCREYSDAGINGTLKITYYKGGTGSEWLEELAAEFEEATKIKVELTADAKATENAKTLLESNRDLPDLMFILYTNWHEYVQKGWLADMDDLFDGTFSYDVNDIKITSKYDVGNTGVYAESGAKTDLTLKDIMTSDFVDYGKMAPKRGDDEHYYVMPWTSPCTGIVYNVDILESVGYDQPPKTEAQLKDLCQKLVAKGIAPFSWGGQEMGYWSFPVLTWWAQSSGVDTWENFYQFESPEVFNDPGRTNALRLWQDLIVDPDDGSIINSVDKPMGRDHMSAQTQFVAGKAAMTPTGSWIETEVGEFTKPGFRMKMMATPIIEGAKSDEQILNTSAGDFACIPKNAKNVDAAKAFLAYMNRPEWVERFTKITGVPRAFNYKPSTIEGTSEFAQSCFELFENSTLMYRVSNSPLYVYANVSEWPKYGDNVFGNLMTETKVTPEWIVNDMYEYAKKQWSTWEKLS; from the coding sequence ATGAAGGTAAAGAGATTATTGATGGTAGCATTGGCTGCGTGTCTGGGCGTATGTACTCTGTTTGCCGGCTGCCGCGAATATTCCGACGCGGGAATAAACGGCACCTTGAAGATTACATATTATAAAGGCGGCACGGGCAGCGAATGGCTGGAAGAACTCGCTGCGGAATTCGAGGAGGCGACGAAGATCAAGGTCGAACTTACGGCGGATGCGAAAGCGACGGAAAATGCGAAAACGCTGTTGGAATCCAACCGCGATCTGCCCGATCTGATGTTCATTTTGTACACGAACTGGCACGAATACGTGCAAAAGGGCTGGCTCGCCGATATGGACGATCTGTTCGATGGCACGTTCAGTTATGATGTCAACGATATCAAGATCACGTCGAAATACGACGTCGGCAATACCGGCGTATATGCGGAAAGCGGTGCAAAGACCGATCTGACGCTGAAAGACATCATGACTTCCGATTTCGTGGATTACGGCAAAATGGCGCCCAAACGCGGAGATGACGAACATTATTACGTCATGCCGTGGACGTCTCCGTGCACGGGTATCGTGTACAATGTCGATATTTTGGAAAGCGTAGGATACGATCAGCCTCCCAAGACGGAAGCGCAGTTGAAGGATCTTTGCCAAAAACTCGTTGCAAAGGGCATCGCGCCCTTCAGTTGGGGCGGCCAGGAAATGGGGTATTGGAGTTTTCCCGTGCTCACGTGGTGGGCGCAGTCTTCGGGCGTGGATACGTGGGAGAATTTCTATCAATTCGAGTCCCCCGAAGTGTTCAACGATCCCGGCAGAACGAATGCGCTTCGCCTGTGGCAGGATTTGATCGTCGATCCCGACGACGGATCGATCATCAACAGCGTAGACAAGCCGATGGGAAGAGATCATATGTCCGCGCAGACGCAGTTCGTAGCGGGCAAGGCGGCGATGACTCCGACCGGTTCTTGGATCGAGACGGAAGTGGGAGAGTTCACGAAACCCGGTTTCCGCATGAAGATGATGGCTACGCCCATAATCGAGGGCGCAAAGTCGGACGAACAGATTTTGAATACTTCGGCGGGAGATTTTGCCTGCATTCCCAAAAACGCAAAGAACGTAGACGCGGCGAAAGCGTTTTTGGCTTACATGAACAGACCCGAGTGGGTAGAGCGCTTTACGAAAATCACGGGCGTGCCGCGCGCGTTCAATTATAAACCTTCCACGATCGAGGGGACGAGCGAATTTGCGCAGAGTTGCTTTGAACTGTTCGAAAACAGCACTTTGATGTACAGAGTTTCAAACAGTCCGTTATACGTGTATGCAAACGTCAGCGAATGGCCCAAGTACGGCGACAACGTGTTCGGCAATCTGATGACGGAAACGAAGGTAACGCCCGAATGGATCGTCAACGATATGTATGAATATGCCAAAAAACAGTGGTCGACTTGGGAGAAACTTTCTTAA
- a CDS encoding glycoside hydrolase family 3 C-terminal domain-containing protein, with protein sequence MLKKTREILSKLSLRQKAAILTGKDCWSTLEIEEVGLPSVKMSDSPNGIRMPGCDTDVIPSACALASSFSVDTARRAGELLGSEFKNAGLDLILGPAMNLKRSPLCGRNFEYYSEDPHLSGEMAAAFVLGAQEHVGCCVKHFAMNNQETRRMSVDSVADERTMHEMYLSPFRTVVEKASPVSMMSSYNKINGVYASENKDLLVDILRKEWGFKGFVLSDWGAVNDIVASVRARMDLEMPSNPADSEKLVCAVESGELAMRQLDRACADLIDSVLRLCAMRRKKSRVYTLAERKALLCELAADCAVLLKNDGIFPVPKNKKIGVFGFFAKEPLLQGGGSAHVEHEMPVSPLDELKHIYNDVFYCETFGENGKSADFEESLRAADTCDVCLLFCGLPAAYESEGYDRASLALPSEQIEAIEAIAKINPNVAVLLMSGSAVDVSWRDRVKGIFECYMMGSGVGSAVAKLVSGEKSPSGRLAETFPADLRHCSAAPYFGNRGNTAYYGEGIFVGYRYYTAKGIRPAYPFGYGLGYTKFAYEGLEIIGGEKEISISVTLKNTGARDGAEVVQLYASCNDEEIARPVRELKLFDKVFLRAGEMRRLQYSLPLERLKNYDVSQHSFRLYGGKYRFAFCSDCETEIIGGELDVEGDPLHYDRNSIVGELLRTAEGRRIVDEELKPYLCLAIMGTFNADVRIENGKAIGNPMFDNVMRNMPLRALYDLTGGKFTEEMMLRLINKLGRRN encoded by the coding sequence ATGCTGAAAAAAACGCGTGAGATCTTATCGAAACTCTCTTTGCGGCAAAAAGCCGCTATCCTGACGGGCAAGGATTGCTGGAGCACTCTGGAGATCGAAGAAGTTGGCCTGCCCTCCGTGAAAATGTCCGACAGTCCGAACGGGATACGCATGCCGGGGTGCGACACCGACGTGATCCCTTCCGCGTGCGCGCTGGCGTCGTCTTTCAGCGTGGACACGGCGCGGCGCGCGGGCGAACTGCTGGGCAGCGAATTTAAAAACGCAGGGCTCGATTTGATCCTCGGCCCGGCGATGAATCTGAAAAGGTCGCCTCTGTGCGGGCGTAACTTCGAATACTATTCGGAGGACCCGCATCTTTCCGGCGAAATGGCGGCGGCGTTCGTGCTGGGCGCGCAGGAGCACGTCGGGTGCTGCGTAAAGCATTTTGCCATGAACAATCAGGAAACACGGCGCATGAGCGTCGATTCGGTCGCGGACGAACGTACGATGCACGAAATGTATCTGTCGCCCTTCCGCACAGTCGTCGAAAAAGCCTCGCCCGTGTCCATGATGTCTTCTTATAATAAGATCAACGGCGTGTATGCAAGCGAAAACAAAGATCTGCTTGTAGATATCCTCCGCAAGGAATGGGGGTTCAAAGGGTTTGTCCTTTCCGACTGGGGCGCCGTCAACGATATCGTCGCATCCGTCAGGGCGAGAATGGATCTGGAAATGCCTTCCAATCCCGCGGATTCGGAAAAACTCGTTTGCGCCGTGGAGAGCGGAGAACTTGCGATGCGTCAACTCGACAGGGCCTGCGCGGATCTGATCGATTCCGTACTGCGCCTGTGCGCGATGCGCAGGAAAAAGAGCAGAGTATATACGCTTGCGGAGCGGAAAGCCTTGCTGTGCGAGTTGGCGGCGGATTGCGCCGTGCTTTTGAAAAACGACGGGATTTTTCCCGTCCCGAAGAATAAAAAGATCGGAGTGTTCGGCTTTTTCGCGAAAGAGCCTCTCTTGCAGGGAGGCGGAAGCGCGCACGTCGAGCACGAAATGCCCGTCTCGCCCTTAGATGAATTGAAACATATTTACAACGACGTTTTCTATTGCGAAACATTCGGCGAAAACGGCAAGAGCGCAGATTTCGAAGAGAGCCTGCGGGCCGCCGATACCTGCGACGTATGCCTGCTGTTCTGCGGCTTGCCCGCCGCGTACGAGTCGGAAGGGTACGACCGCGCGTCGCTTGCGCTTCCTTCCGAACAGATCGAAGCGATCGAGGCGATCGCAAAGATCAACCCGAATGTTGCCGTGCTTCTGATGAGCGGGAGCGCGGTCGACGTTTCCTGGAGGGATCGGGTAAAGGGTATTTTCGAATGTTACATGATGGGGTCGGGCGTCGGCAGCGCCGTCGCGAAACTCGTCAGCGGCGAAAAAAGCCCGTCGGGGCGTCTTGCGGAGACTTTTCCCGCCGATCTGCGGCACTGTTCGGCGGCTCCGTATTTCGGAAATCGCGGGAACACCGCGTATTACGGGGAGGGCATATTCGTCGGTTACCGCTATTATACGGCCAAAGGCATTCGTCCCGCGTATCCTTTCGGATACGGGCTCGGCTATACGAAGTTTGCGTACGAAGGGCTTGAAATCATCGGCGGCGAGAAAGAAATATCTATCTCCGTCACCCTGAAAAATACGGGCGCGCGCGACGGGGCGGAGGTCGTCCAACTGTACGCTTCGTGCAATGATGAGGAGATCGCAAGGCCCGTGCGGGAATTAAAGTTATTCGATAAAGTTTTCCTGCGAGCGGGGGAAATGCGGCGTCTGCAATACAGCCTGCCCCTCGAACGGCTGAAAAATTATGACGTTTCGCAGCATTCGTTCCGCTTATACGGCGGAAAATACAGATTTGCATTCTGTTCCGACTGCGAAACGGAAATCATCGGCGGCGAACTGGATGTGGAAGGGGATCCGCTGCATTACGATCGAAACAGCATCGTGGGCGAGTTGCTCCGCACGGCGGAGGGACGCAGGATCGTGGACGAGGAACTGAAACCGTATCTCTGTCTTGCGATCATGGGCACGTTCAATGCGGACGTGCGCATCGAAAACGGTAAGGCGATCGGAAATCCGATGTTCGACAACGTGATGCGGAATATGCCTCTCCGCGCGCTGTACGATCTGACCGGCGGGAAATTTACCGAAGAGATGATGCTTCGGTTGATCAATAAATTAGGTAGGAGGAATTAA
- a CDS encoding WYL domain-containing protein — protein MIFSELYGSYYNVVAKILKAALDHPVTEEEMRGVVRAYAFSESVLAIVPALREERWQLLDERGKTPLEHMPEMPLTLLQKRWLQAIRLDPRIRLFGGKIEDFGVEPLFTPDDVYVFDKYADGDPYQDENYIRNFRVILDAIGRKIPLKIDVLNRKGEPLRVNVFPERLEYSEKDDKFRLISSHCRYGNILNLARIVSVKTCQGQTISAEGKGRPRSKRRVALELFDERNALERVVLHFAHFEKETRRLGDTRYRLEILYDAEDETEIVIRVLSFGPLVKVVAPQSFAALITERLKMQKSCGLF, from the coding sequence ATGATATTCAGCGAACTGTACGGCAGTTATTATAACGTCGTCGCCAAGATTCTGAAAGCGGCGCTCGATCATCCCGTGACGGAAGAGGAAATGCGCGGGGTCGTCCGCGCGTATGCCTTTTCGGAAAGCGTGCTCGCCATCGTCCCCGCACTGCGGGAAGAGCGGTGGCAGTTGTTGGACGAAAGGGGGAAAACCCCGCTCGAACATATGCCCGAAATGCCGCTCACGCTCCTGCAAAAGCGCTGGTTGCAGGCGATCCGCCTCGATCCGCGCATCCGCCTGTTCGGCGGGAAGATCGAAGATTTTGGCGTGGAACCGCTGTTTACGCCCGACGACGTGTACGTGTTCGACAAATACGCGGACGGAGATCCCTATCAAGATGAGAACTATATCCGTAATTTCCGCGTCATCCTGGACGCGATCGGGCGCAAAATTCCCCTCAAAATCGACGTGTTGAACAGAAAAGGGGAGCCTTTGCGCGTGAACGTCTTTCCCGAACGGCTGGAATATTCGGAAAAGGACGATAAGTTCCGTCTGATCTCCTCGCATTGCCGATACGGGAATATCCTCAATCTCGCGCGCATCGTTTCCGTCAAAACGTGCCAAGGGCAGACCATTTCCGCCGAAGGGAAGGGACGGCCGCGGTCGAAACGGCGCGTCGCTCTGGAACTTTTCGACGAGCGCAACGCGTTGGAGCGCGTCGTGCTGCATTTCGCGCATTTCGAAAAGGAAACGCGCAGGCTCGGCGATACGCGCTACCGCCTGGAAATTTTATACGACGCGGAGGACGAAACGGAGATCGTCATACGGGTGCTGTCCTTCGGACCGCTCGTCAAAGTCGTCGCGCCGCAAAGTTTCGCGGCGCTCATCACAGAAAGATTGAAAATGCAAAAAAGTTGCGGACTCTTTTAG
- a CDS encoding slipin family protein, whose translation MKKIIVNENQKGLLFYGGKFAGLLNAGRYRVSGSKEIEIVSQDQPLYSRKCSLETLLSDRAVAEKLTVAEVADGALALHFVNGKFSDALTAGKYAFFSDIDKHEFQTVDLSSPEVGEYVPRYIFDKIDPSLYRKVEVAQYLKARLYIGHRFSKLLDAGTYYFWQTDLRVDVDLVDTRLTQMDILGQEILTQDKVSVRVNFVCNYRVTDFIRIAEEVNDYAEQLHVAAQLALRDCVSKYRLDDLLNDKEGVSAYVFARLKAKEKSLYVEIADAGVKDIVLPGEIRDIMNTVLVVEKRAQANVIARREEVASTRSLLNTAKLMEENQTLYKLKELEYVERICENVGNITLNGNVDILSQLVNLLQKKE comes from the coding sequence ATGAAAAAGATCATCGTCAATGAAAATCAAAAGGGGTTACTGTTTTACGGCGGCAAGTTCGCGGGGCTTTTAAACGCGGGCAGATATCGCGTATCCGGCTCGAAAGAAATCGAGATCGTGTCGCAGGATCAGCCATTATATTCGCGCAAATGCTCGTTGGAAACACTGCTCTCCGACCGCGCGGTCGCGGAAAAACTTACCGTCGCCGAAGTCGCGGACGGCGCCTTAGCGCTCCATTTTGTCAACGGTAAATTTTCCGACGCGCTTACGGCGGGCAAATACGCCTTTTTCTCGGATATCGACAAGCACGAATTTCAAACGGTGGATCTCTCTTCGCCCGAAGTCGGAGAGTATGTTCCCCGCTATATCTTTGACAAAATAGATCCTTCGCTCTATCGGAAAGTCGAAGTCGCGCAGTATCTGAAAGCGCGCCTGTATATCGGGCACAGGTTTTCTAAACTTCTCGACGCGGGCACGTACTATTTCTGGCAGACCGACTTGCGCGTGGACGTCGATCTCGTCGATACCCGCCTGACGCAGATGGATATTCTGGGACAGGAGATCCTGACGCAGGATAAAGTTTCCGTGCGCGTGAATTTCGTGTGCAATTACAGAGTGACCGATTTTATCAGGATCGCGGAGGAAGTGAACGATTACGCCGAACAACTGCACGTCGCCGCGCAACTCGCGCTGCGCGACTGCGTGTCCAAATACAGATTGGACGATCTTCTAAACGACAAGGAGGGCGTATCCGCGTACGTTTTCGCGCGCCTCAAAGCCAAAGAAAAGTCGCTGTACGTCGAGATCGCCGACGCGGGCGTGAAAGATATCGTTCTTCCAGGCGAGATACGCGACATCATGAACACCGTTTTGGTGGTGGAGAAACGCGCGCAGGCGAACGTGATCGCCCGCCGCGAAGAGGTGGCGTCCACGCGTTCGCTTTTAAATACCGCCAAACTGATGGAAGAAAACCAGACGCTCTACAAACTCAAAGAACTCGAATACGTGGAGCGTATCTGCGAAAACGTGGGTAACATTACCTTAAACGGCAATGTCGACATACTTTCGCAACTTGTGAACCTTTTGCAAAAAAAGGAATAA
- a CDS encoding uroporphyrinogen decarboxylase family protein: MTARERCLQVFEGKTVDRLPNFNIIMGFSAAYCGKTYRQYVSDHRVLCECDLRCAEDFRLDILSAISDPMREAESFGAEVLLPEDGVPYSPAPLIADLSQIRRLKAAAPENSPRTLDRLKSVEYFKTIGKDYCIGGWVEGAFAECCDLRGIDRFLMDIALEEPDFIHEFLEKTCEQAIRFALLQIQAGADIIGIGDAAASLISPAMFEEFAFPYQKRIVEAVHRAGARTKLHICGNTSAVLPQMIETGSDILDLDWMVDIGSAKRLLQDKTTILCGNYDPVAVLLQGSPEKIARKVNECADAVGSYYLSSAGCEVPRDTPAENLLAVADALAARTPNA; the protein is encoded by the coding sequence ATGACCGCCCGCGAACGCTGTTTACAAGTTTTTGAAGGCAAAACAGTCGACAGATTGCCGAATTTCAACATTATCATGGGCTTTTCCGCAGCCTATTGCGGCAAAACGTACCGTCAATACGTTTCCGATCACCGCGTACTCTGCGAATGCGACCTGCGGTGCGCGGAAGATTTTCGGCTGGATATCCTTTCCGCCATTTCCGACCCGATGCGCGAAGCGGAAAGTTTCGGCGCCGAGGTTCTGTTGCCCGAGGACGGCGTACCCTACAGCCCCGCGCCTTTGATCGCGGACCTTTCCCAAATCAGACGACTGAAAGCCGCAGCCCCCGAAAACAGCCCCAGAACGCTCGACCGACTGAAATCTGTGGAATACTTCAAAACGATCGGGAAAGACTATTGCATCGGCGGTTGGGTCGAAGGCGCCTTCGCAGAATGCTGCGATCTGCGCGGCATCGACCGCTTTCTCATGGATATCGCCTTGGAAGAACCGGACTTTATCCACGAATTTTTGGAAAAAACCTGCGAACAGGCCATCCGTTTCGCACTGCTCCAGATCCAGGCGGGCGCGGATATCATCGGGATCGGCGACGCCGCCGCCTCGCTGATCTCTCCCGCCATGTTCGAAGAATTCGCCTTCCCCTATCAAAAGAGGATCGTCGAAGCAGTACATCGGGCGGGCGCGCGTACCAAATTGCATATCTGCGGCAATACGAGCGCGGTACTGCCGCAGATGATCGAAACGGGCAGCGATATCCTCGATTTAGACTGGATGGTCGATATCGGAAGCGCAAAACGCCTTTTGCAGGACAAGACGACGATCCTGTGCGGAAATTACGACCCCGTAGCGGTGCTCTTGCAGGGATCGCCCGAAAAGATCGCGCGCAAAGTAAACGAATGCGCCGACGCCGTCGGAAGTTACTACTTATCTTCGGCAGGCTGCGAAGTTCCGCGCGATACGCCCGCGGAAAATCTGCTCGCCGTTGCGGACGCGCTCGCAGCAAGGACGCCAAACGCATAA
- a CDS encoding RtcB family protein: MIEIQGLCNAAVCFCDELEDAAARQIRAVCDMQAFANCKIRIMPDVHAGKGCTIGTTMTIRDKIVPAMVGVDIGCGMETVKLAEKNIDFEKLDALIRKNIPCGRNIRKTPHAFTENVDLNELRCASRVGLERAEKSVGTLGGGNHFIEIDRAENGDLYLVVHSGSRHLGVEVCDYYQEQGLRALQDRAQYQIDKTIERLKSEGRFEEIQTAVGALKKQRESEIPKELVYVEGKLFENYIYDMRIVQKFADINRKAMTQVILRGMGLTAEEEFSTVHNYVDTEEMILRKGSVSAKKGEKLLLPVNMRDGSFICIGKGNPEWNCSAPHGAGRVMSRKKANETLSMEEYRREMQGVYSSCIAVDTLDESPMAYKSMDSILAQIGPSVDVVCRIVPVYNFKASE; encoded by the coding sequence ATGATCGAAATACAAGGTCTCTGTAACGCCGCCGTTTGTTTCTGCGACGAGTTGGAAGACGCGGCGGCGCGGCAGATCCGCGCGGTCTGCGATATGCAGGCGTTCGCAAACTGCAAAATACGCATCATGCCCGACGTACACGCGGGCAAAGGATGCACCATCGGCACGACGATGACGATACGCGATAAAATCGTTCCCGCCATGGTAGGCGTGGATATCGGCTGCGGTATGGAAACGGTGAAACTGGCGGAAAAGAACATCGATTTCGAAAAGTTGGACGCGCTCATCCGCAAAAATATCCCCTGCGGGCGAAATATCCGCAAAACGCCGCACGCTTTCACCGAAAACGTCGATTTGAACGAACTTCGCTGCGCGTCGCGCGTCGGACTGGAACGCGCGGAAAAGAGCGTCGGCACGTTGGGCGGCGGAAATCATTTTATCGAGATAGACCGCGCCGAAAACGGGGATCTGTATCTCGTCGTACATTCGGGCAGCCGTCATCTGGGCGTTGAAGTGTGCGATTATTATCAGGAGCAGGGATTGCGCGCTTTGCAGGACCGCGCGCAATATCAGATAGACAAAACGATCGAGCGGCTCAAAAGCGAGGGGCGTTTCGAAGAAATACAGACCGCCGTCGGCGCGCTCAAAAAACAGAGGGAAAGCGAAATTCCCAAAGAACTGGTGTACGTCGAGGGCAAACTGTTCGAAAATTATATTTACGATATGCGCATCGTGCAAAAGTTTGCGGACATAAACCGCAAAGCCATGACGCAAGTCATTCTGCGCGGCATGGGGCTGACGGCGGAAGAGGAATTTTCGACCGTTCATAATTACGTGGATACGGAAGAAATGATTTTGCGCAAGGGCTCGGTTTCCGCAAAGAAAGGGGAAAAACTTCTGCTTCCCGTCAATATGCGGGACGGCAGTTTTATCTGTATCGGCAAGGGGAATCCCGAATGGAACTGTTCCGCGCCGCACGGCGCGGGCCGCGTCATGAGCCGCAAAAAGGCAAATGAAACGCTATCCATGGAGGAATACCGCCGCGAAATGCAGGGCGTTTATTCTTCCTGCATTGCCGTAGATACCTTGGACGAATCCCCCATGGCGTACAAGAGCATGGATTCTATCCTCGCGCAGATCGGTCCCTCGGTCGATGTCGTCTGCCGTATCGTCCCCGTTTACAATTTTAAAGCGTCGGAATAA